TTGTGTTTTGGGAACAGACTGATAGACCAGCTCTCTGCAAATGAAGAATAAATAACCAACTAAACCTTTCAGCCTAAGACTACAATAAAAATTCCGTACTGTTACagactcctttttttttttttttttttttccccttaaaGAATAAAAAGCATTATCCCATTTGCCAACAAGggaggagaaaaaaaattaaagaaatgacaAAGATGGGAGCAGCGCACCTATTCAGATTTCTTGGTAGTCGTTGATACCTTTCTCTTCATTCGGCTGTAGGGCCCAACTGTCCAGTCCATAATATACATGTATATGACTTGGCTCCAAGATTTATACGACTCTAAACCTTCATAATATTCCGGTGCAATTTCCTTCACCTTGTGAAGCTTGCTCCCAGGGATCCTAGGGAAATCATGATGCTCATTGTGGTACCCCACATGCCATGTAAGAAAATTTAGGGGTCCATAATAGGAATATGTTTCTTGGTCTGGCTTGAAGACATAATGTTCTGAGATGAAATGACCAGCCATGGGGTGCATCCCTCCTCCAACAAATGTGGAAAGGATCAAGTAAGCAAAAGATTTCCAACCCCAAAAGTAAACCATAGTCACATCCAGAGCTATCTGAATAAAAAGGTTGATGAACTCCCAATAACCTGGGGGCTTTGGGTTGAGAAACAGAGGCCTCAAAGCATAGAAGAAGAGTTGGAAGATAACCCATACAGATTTTGTGACAACATTCGTCACAAGATGGCCTTCAACACTGCTTGGGATATCCATATCAATCCCATCTACTCCTTGGAAGCGATGGTGTTCAAGATGGTACTTCTGGAACGTTACAGACATGGGTACACCAATAGGTAGGTTAGCAAATATCCCAAGCCACCGGTTGTAAACAGGAGTTGAGAAGGCAAGATTGTGACTCAGCTCATGGATTGCTAAAAATAGATTGTGGTTGAGGAAAGAGCCGAAGAAGTAGGCTGTTGCCAGTATCTTAAGCCAGCCAGCATCATGAAGTAATGTGGCTGTCCAAAGCTGAAGCGAAACAACCACAGTAACCTGAAACACCAAAAAGTTTGAGACCATGaacaatattaaaaaataaatacaagAGAAATCAATATGCATAATTTCAACAAAAACAAGTAGTTAAACATAGCACAATACTTTCAATCTCTATCTAAGTAGTCAAACAGCATCAAACAATGCTTGTCATTGATTATGATTTCTCATTTATTTTAAAGTTCTTTTTGCACAATATAAAACTGAAATCATTCAGAGATATGTAAACCAAtagcaaaatttatttatttacttggtaaattttgggcttagaacctatTAAACCAACCTACACAATTAGAAGTGCAGAAGTCATTATAAAGTCTAAACCAGAAACTTTTTTCTTGTCCTTTTGAGGGGAGAAAGGAGGAAGACGAGTGGTTTAAGACATCCATTTGATATCTCATTAAACATAAGAAATATGCAGAAGTCATTATAAAGTCTAAACCAGAAACTTTTTTCTTGTCCTTTTGAGGGGAGAAAGGAGGAAGACGAGTGATTTAAGACATCCATTTGATATCTCATTAAACATAAGAAATATGCAGAAATTTGGTTTAAGTAATACTCTGTTATGGAGTTGAAACAAAGAACGTGAAAAGCACATCTAGGAATATCagaattatttaaaaaatgtcaattaaaaatcTGAGCTTGATTTTCCAACGTCAAACTGAAAGTTAATGTGATGCATTTCTATGTAATGAAAAAACAAACTCTAGTCCAATCAGAAACAATCCAGGTCTTCTCTAAGCTGCATGAACAAGATTAATGTTGCATACAAAACAAgtaattttaaaaaagaaaaaggagtcAAGATTCTCATTCTCCCAGCTGTAGTTGAAAACAAGCCAAATTAACAACAGGTGCCACAGAAAAGAGTTGCAAACTAAGAGTTTAACTTAACCCAACATATAAACCATCTATATGCATGGAGATATAAAGAAACCCATAGCAGAGGATCTTTCTTTATCGGGAACAATGAAATTGGTTAATCGAAATTGACAAAAAATCAATGTTCGTTTCGGACCTCACAAGACATCAGAACATATTGGCAAGTGAATTTAAAGAAACTGAATTATTCCACAAAAATTGAACTTTTCAAATAACAAACGTCTCTATCCATTCAGCAAATGACAGAATCTCCATTATAATGATGATCCCATGAATTAAGAAAACACAGTTAAATCTACAGAGAAATGACTTGAACACATAAAAATCAAATGACGTGACACTGACAGAGAACAAAATTCACAGCTTTATGAGTAAACAATGAACCAAAAGAAGTATGGAAATGAAATCAACCATCGAAATAAAGCAAAGAAATCCAACTACATTATCTCAGATCTAAACCAAATAAACAAAAACAAGAAATGGAGATTAGAGAAGAAGGGTAaaaggaaaccttgaggaaagccAAGGGGTCAGGGCCAAAGAGTTGTTTGATTTGAGGATATTGAGAGAGGATCTGTTTTCTCCTAGAAGCATGAGGCTCATCAGTGTACGACCAGAAGAAGTCTGTCGCCATTACTCCCTCCTCTTCTTCCTCATGCTTGTCCTCTCCGCCCATTTTCCCCGTCTCCCTCTTTCCTCTCACTCTCTCTTGTTAAGCCTCTATTTTCTGGTTTTCTTCTCCTCTGCCAGAAAGATATTTACCGGTGTTTCCTCCCCTGCGTGTGCGGCTTAAAACTAGGACTCTAGGAGGATGAAAGCATGAAGCAAATGGCaaattattcaaaaaaaaaaattgacaataaTTCAGCGTTGCGACGCGCACGTGAAAATGTACATTGCAATCGCTTTAATCACTTTCGCTGTGAAGCGCAAAGATTTAAATCCAACGGTTATTTGATTTCCTTCGTAGAAGTACGACGCCGTTTAAAGTGGTGCACACGACGGGGTGTACCAAGGTTGATGAGTCCGTGTTCTACAGGTTGGAATTATATTGGATTTTTGGAGCGGTGGCCAACAGTTTTTGGAAATAGCAACTCTTTCCGATCGTTATAAAGCAGCTTATAAGGGTAAATTATAGATAATTACCTCAATTTGGAAGTGTTTAACGATAAGATAGATAAACTTTACTTTATAATACAAGAAGTGTTTTAAATACTAGTTTATaagaaatataaatatttaaaattttaaataactacatatttaatttaaatatttataaataattaataaataactaatgtgtattaaaataattaaaaaaaatattaaatataaattataataaaattttcaaaattaaatgaGATGGCCTGTCCGGTAATATTAGCTATTTTAGTAGCTGTCAGTCATTAGATATTAATTGCTTGTATAGCTGTCAAGGTAGaaatattcaataaaaataactattaaattagctactaaatataaaaatagtggtAAAATCTTATTGATTTTTCTCTCAACCTCTAAAAATTACGAGAATAACTTTTCATGAACCACTCTTTCAACTTTTAAAAGTTAGTGCAAACAATATGTCATctaacaatataaataaaaaaaataatattttttactcTAATTAAAATGCTAAACACTACTTTAAAAATTATTGCCGAACAAAAtcgataatataataaaatttttgttcAAACTAATTTTATTTTAGCTTACAAGTTCAATGATAAATAGGTctaacatatttttaaaatttataaattaaattaagaaaacaTTCCTAATAAAAACTTTTTGAAACTtcgtttttaaattatttatattgatatattatttattaaattaaaaaaataatatttttataaattaataactttaaataaataaattttaagttattaaaaatttatataaattgaatcgtcaaaattgtaaaaaaaaaaaaaaaaactggagCACTACATAGATGTTGAAATTATTTCTATATAATTTACCCTTAGACATACCACAAGCGCAACGTGCCAAGAGGCCCCACTTCTCTTCTTTTGATCAATTTTGCCTTTCATCCCTCTGATTTTGGCGACCTCGTGTAGTTTCACGGACGAATAATGATTAGGTTACATTTCTTCCCTTCCATAAGAACATGGGACACTGACCTCTGAGGTGATGACCTGGTGATGAATACGTACCGACCATGTTCACTCCTCGGCTAAAAACATATTCATCATGTCCATATTACAGATTCATCATGTCTTCCTGATCGACGTCATTTGCTTGATTCAGTCTTCAAACCCCGCAACTCAATAGTCAATGCACTGCAATGGAGACTAATAACGTTTCATCTGTAGCTCCAGACCGACTGAGGATTCGTAATTCCCCAATTCAAGAAACCCAGAAATGGGCAAAATGAAAAAGTGATTGATCACTTAGAGACGGCTATCGCTGCATTCTTGGGCCGCAGCCCGTCACTAGATCACAGAATGATGttgaaagagagagggagaggaaaTTGCAAAGCTTTTATACGTAAATATGAAGCTATACAAGAATGTACAAATGTGGTAGATACAATTTTATAAACCCCATCTCTGATCTAGTAGACCTTAACTCCACCTACCAACTGACGAAATAACTCAAGTTGGATTCTTCTAACCAGAAGCGGGAAGAAGGCACTGAAATTGCAATTAGCAAATCAATTTCAGTGACTTTTTATGTGATGGAAACAAAAGAGATGAAAGAACTAAGCCAAAGcacttccttttttctttttatgttCTTTTGTGATTAATACTACTCATCCAAACAGCATGGGAGATGGAGATTCAGACTGTTGTTGCGCCTATCTAAGGTGAGAATCATAATTGTCAAAAAAGGAGTCTGGAACAATCACTGGCAACTTATCTATGTACATGAAAAGCCTTTTAAGGTTCTCCCTCGTCACTGTCGCCATGTCCACTATGTCCCGATTATCAGTAAATACCCAGAGATCTCCAGAATTCACTCTCTTCAGACTATCTCGACAGAAGGGGCATGACTGCGACCTTGACCGCCTGCAATCATAGCAACAAATCCTTACCATCAtcaataataagaaaaatattaaCACCACCACCCAGCAAACAATATATGATATGAGAATTCAAGTTACACACGAAGGCCAGATAATCTTGATTGATAATACTCCGCCTCTAGAAAGCCATAAAACAACGTATTCCATCTTATCATAAGGGAATATGACCAAGCCAGAGATATGAGACTTCAAAAAGAAAAGTTGCAGAGATGGATGCAGATGATAAACAGTGAAGGTGCAATCATTTTTGTTCCTTGAATACAAAAGAGAAGTCCATCTTAAATGAATTAGTTGATGAATCTGAGATTTCTGTTGCTGTAGTCAACTGAACTATAAACTACTCAGCTACACATCAAATCTACATTACCATAAACTTTCTATACATGATTTAAGACACATTTGAAAACTACACAAGCAACTAGAGCAAGGACAGGCTGCCACTTCCAAGGATCTTAGCTCTTATTCAAATAATGATCCACCAAATAACCTACCCAACAGCCAAGCTTGGAAGAGTTATCCACTGATCAGGACCTCAAATATACCTATGACAGGTACATCATGATTATCAGAATGGGTTAAATTCATGTGTCCCTCAGCAGAAGTGACATAAAACAAAATATATCTCTCTTCCATTTTTTCCCCAACATCCCCAGCACACACACGCACACGAGCATGGAGGAAGAAGGCACACAACAAAACAACTCTCAAACATAAAAATAAACGAGAAGCTTAGCTGCATACAGCAATCAACAGCCTACAGGATGAGATGACAAAGCAAACTTCTGAAACACACTCATGCAAATTCCTAAAATGTGGGACCACAACATACAGAGAAATCTGTTCTATACTTCCATTGGAGAAACTACAGTCAATGTCTAGAGATGTAAAACAAGTCACATATCAATTATGGAGTAGCCAACTGTATGGGCAACAAAAAGATTAGAATGGATTAAAAAAGATTAGCAGCCAATCAGAATGCAAAGAATGAGTACTCCAGAACCAGTACGACTCCAAACTGAACAAACAAAGGTCTAGTCACCATTTTGCAGAATAACATGTTTGAAAAATAAGCAAAATTTATACAGCTAATATCATGTTCCACAACAGAAATGTTTAAAAAAGTAGCCATAACTGTATGATAAATTTGGAACGTTTATCAAAACAATGCATATCAAGTTAACATTATTAACGCAATCCCTCGTCTCCTTCTATTGAGTCAAGCCTAACTCAAGCACCAGCGTACACTCATCATACATGTCCACTGTTCCACACCAATAAGATATTCGTTAAAGGGTAAGTTCAATCCAAGATCAACAAATTCAAGTAAATGTATACACATTTTACTATTTTCATATACACTCCTACAAGTTAACAATAATTGCATTGCTCACAAGGTCCTGGTGAATAATCCTCAAGGTGTGTTTGAGCAATCAATGGAAATTCAATGGCTTTACTTTAAGATCTACCACTCAATTTTGGTGATCAACAATGTAATGACCCAGCAGTAGTAGCTGAAGAAAAAACTTCATTGCCATATAATTTCCCTTACTACAATTTGCAAAGACACGTTTTTCCAATTGGTGATGTATTCAACAAGGCATAGATACATCAGAATGAAACAAATCCGGCATTCATAAGCCAGTCGATGTTCATTTAATTTATGTGTACAGCTAGAAAAATTCATACCGTAAttacatttaaaaaatattttttaataaaaaaaaaaggaacagaAAGAAAGAAGTATAATAGAGTCATTCACTGTTCTTGACATATGGTAACtgttggcaaaaaaaaaaaaaaaaaaaaaaagaagaagaagaagaagagggagTATCAACGTATCATCAGCATTGCAAGAAGAAAAAAGGAGGtcatgatggagagagaaagtaCCAATCACGGTAACATTTCAAGCACATGGCATGGTTGCAATTGGGCAGTACAATCTTAGTATTCATCTCCATGCATATTCCACACTCCTGTTCCCTTTCAATGTCAACATCTGTCTGCTGCCTATGTTCTTCATCGTCTCTTCTTCGGAACCTTTCCATACATGCTGCCTTCTGTTTCTTATCCTCTGTATCAGTGACCCCAGTTTGAAGCTGCAATAAAGAGGGATAAATAACCGCTGGCCACAGAAGGAACGCAATATATTAGGTAAGAGAGTTGAGGAcaaaaattaagtaaataaatacaaaataaaaaaaaaattaaagaacataGCAATTTACCATAGAACTCCCTAATACTCGCTTTTCTTTCATGAGTAGACATGGTGGTCGTGCCATCTACATAAACCTAACGCAAGACACAAATCAATAAGCCCAATTCATCATTTATTTAGTGACATCATAAAACATTCAAGTGCACATGTTTATGCCCTATTTATTCAAACAAATATAAACCTTATAAATTAGGATTCTCAACAGTCCAAGCGCGCCTGCTAGGTGACAGTCTGACCACTGAACTAGAAAAAGAAACAGGTGGGCAGCTGGGCTATATGACATTCTCATCTGAAGACAGGCACCATCATAATCCCTTGGAAAATCTGACGCCCTGCACATGACATTGCAGGATGAGAATGTAAACAGAGGCAAAATATATTCAAGTTAACAACCAAGTGAATGTAAAGAGGGGGAAAAAAAAGCAAGGAAAGCTTTCATGGCATGATTAAATATAAACACCAGTAAAGAACCTGCAGATGGTACTGAAACTAAAAGAGCCAAAGTTTAGATCCTGTCTTATCCCCTTGTAGCCCCTGAGCTTGAGCTCGTCATTTATCAATCAATTTACAGGACAAACTTCTAAAGCCACAGAAATGTTCTGAAAAATAATGTCATACTGAACATTTGGACGATAGCCCTTTTTTCTCACACTTTCATTAAGCATTCCATGTTTCCAGAAAGAAGCCTTAATATTAATCATATagctttaaaaattattaaaaaaaaaatgttataaaAGCACAAACAAGTGGAACCCATTGGCCACGTGAAGCGCATTGAAAAACTTATCATGATATAGATAATGACAATCACCCATGCTCCAACCCCCTCTCCCCAACCCCCACACAGAGAGAGTGCTGCCAATTGCTAAAGCAAATGCATGCCACCAGAGGAATTCCCAATTTGAATGCAATTTCAAGTGAAGGCGTAACATAAGAGGAAAAATTAAACCTTAACATAAGAATCTATGGATTAACACAAGTATAGTTTCATCCATCAcgattcacaatttatcaatgttTAACATCAAACTCAAATATTGACCACAACACCACCCCTTTTAGAAGCCGCCCAAAAGAATGTGTCTTGCAGGAACAAAAATGACAATAATACACTTACTATAGCTCTGTGTGtgccacagagagagagagagagagagagagagagagagaatagaaGGTATTTAGGGAATTTTCGTACTGAAGGCCTGAAGGGGCTTCATTTGGTACCTGAGAATAAAATCGTAATCCAAGACCCACAAGAAGGAGAAAAGAAAAAACTTGAACAATCAAACAAAACAAAAcagcaagaaaaagaaaattaaaaaaaaaatctatacttTAACATTCACATTCtagcaaagaaaattaattaCCATTAAAAAAAACCCTCAAAAAACAAATTTCATTCCCACAATTCAAGCACACGATGAAACAAAGCTCAAAAACCCAAAAAGCTGAAATAAATTGACACACTTACAGAGTGTTAGCATGTTGGATATCAGCTTCGAGCACTTTGAGTGAATCTTTGAAGGACTTTCTCATAGAAGCTACGTACATCTCCTCCAACACTCAAAATCAAACAATCAGATTCTCCTCTCTCTATCTCACACACCCCAAAAaaatcctctctctttctctctctctctccaccaaAAACCCCTCCTTTCTACCGAATAATCTAAAGAAATTGATATTCTTTTTTCTCTTATCGGGTGGGGCTCTTCTAGGAGGTGCTTGCATTCTGTTCTTGAAAGCGAAGCCTATAGATAAAGAAGGGGACACGTGGATAAGGCTAAGGATGTCGTGGAGCgttgaaaataaataataattaaaataacaataTAAAAATGGAAATAAAATACACGGCGCCGTGAGTGTATCCCTCCTTTGCCTTATCCATTCTCGTCGTGGAGCGTGGCATTTTTCTCAGTGGCGCTTGTCATTGTCTGCCACTTTACACTTTCGATTTTATTTTAGCTTAGCCCCCACGCACTTTTAGAGGTGTGTAATtttcggtttaaatcgaaaaatcgaactgaattgattaatttggtttaattaatttgattttaaaatttaatcgattcgatttataattttgataattttgaattaatcggttcgattagattatttttataaaaaaattaaaaaaatcgaaccgaatcgaaattattaatatataggaaataaaaaaatgaaccaaattgaatcgaaccgaaccgaatcgaatcaaaatcaaaaaaaccgaaccgaaccttaagatttttgagttttaatttctaattttttttgtttttatatttttattatttagatttaatgttaaaaatatgaaattttataaattttgatttgatcgatttaaaatcgaaccgaaccgatatttatcaattcgattcagttcgattttcttttatcaatcggttcggttcgatttttaaaattttcgattTTTAATTTTATCGATTCGGAATCGAACCGACCATTTGCACACCTCTACGCTCTTTCATTATTGTTACGTGGTTTCTCGCACTATTACCTACAGTTTGCCCTCCTCGTTTAATTTATTCACCGAACTACCCTTTCTATTTAGAAAAATTACTATATATCCCCtacattataaaaaaatataattaattaattaattttttattttaaaaacatattatttaattttcttatttttaatccaTCAATTATTTAATAcctgttattattttaaaattattttttatttttttattaaattaattaaagaaaaaaatatttaaattatttaaattaaagagATTGAATAAttgatatatttaaaattataatgactaataaattatattatttaaattataaaaagtgaataattgaataaaaaacacttactttaaaataatgaaagtaATTAAATAGttcatgaattaaaaataagaaattaaatagtatattttttaaaataaatatgtatattaaataattaatttcatttaaataaTAGTTTAATTAGTAAATTTGcttcttattttttatttatgattatttatatagtatgtattaattccaaaaatACCAAATAAGCTTTGATTAATTCGCTTTTATTGCTTATAGATAAAGGTAAAGATACCTTAAAGATTAGTTATAGaaagattaatttataaatttaatccaAAGGATAAGAAGTATACAATTACAAAGAGGCTATGAAATGGATTTGGATAGACAacttataaatataaatagattttttattttctttcaatgcATATATAGAATGTGAGTTTAAATATGattgttatttaattattaaattttgtctatttttttaaaataatttgtatatgaaaaatattttttataaaatttgttttttaaaataatattttttcataaaaatattttttattattttattgatattaaattaatggtatttttttatattatgtacGTATAAGtgttttaacattttaataaaattatcaaaatttgaaaaaataattttctctttttacaaaataaacttattttgtaattttccctttaaataatagaaaaatattttacTCAAAATAAATGGAGTGTTAAGCTCCATTTGTTTTACgaaaaatgatttatatataaaaaatattttatataaaaaatatttctaaaaaaaattttttattaaaatatttttcagtgtttggttgtaatattaaattaataatatttatttatttcatatatataattatattcatattttaataagattttcaaaatttaaaaattaaaaaataactttttcttttaaaaaataaaagtcattttccttaaaaatgacttaattttcctttgattgaaaaaaaaatttcgttgaataatttttttaattattcccaAACACCAAAAAaatacgaaaaatattttttaggatatTATTTTCAATGAAACAAACAGAGCCTTAGATAATTTGAAATTTAGGCTCTGTTTATTTTAcagaaaataatttgtatataaaaaTCCTTTTTAAGAAAATGTTTTTCATGAaaagattttttattatttaattgtaataatatattaatagtatatatttatatcatacatatataagtattttcataatttaataagattatcaaaatttaaaaaataacttttatttaaaaaaaaaacagccATTTTTCTTATCCCTAtgataagaaaatattttctcttaatttattttttgaatgtTGTAAAcactaaaaaatagaaaaaaaaatattttttttcaaaaatatttaaaaaaaaacaaaactttAATGATTAAGTAactaattttagaatttataaaatataaaattattaataaatataaaattattaatattcacaataaaataaattattctcAAAAACAatctaatcaaatttaataattttcaaaataaaattctaTGCTATTATTCAATCATTATTTTCAGagtattttattcaaataatgcttatttaaatcatgacatacacatgcaccattgatcaaaggATTCATTTCTAAATATATCCTCATTTTTTCCCCTTAATTTTTATG
The sequence above is a segment of the Hevea brasiliensis isolate MT/VB/25A 57/8 chromosome 11, ASM3005281v1, whole genome shotgun sequence genome. Coding sequences within it:
- the LOC110649157 gene encoding sphingolipid delta(4)-desaturase DES1-like: MGGEDKHEEEEEGVMATDFFWSYTDEPHASRRKQILSQYPQIKQLFGPDPLAFLKVTVVVSLQLWTATLLHDAGWLKILATAYFFGSFLNHNLFLAIHELSHNLAFSTPVYNRWLGIFANLPIGVPMSVTFQKYHLEHHRFQGVDGIDMDIPSSVEGHLVTNVVTKSVWVIFQLFFYALRPLFLNPKPPGYWEFINLFIQIALDVTMVYFWGWKSFAYLILSTFVGGGMHPMAGHFISEHYVFKPDQETYSYYGPLNFLTWHVGYHNEHHDFPRIPGSKLHKVKEIAPEYYEGLESYKSWSQVIYMYIMDWTVGPYSRMKRKVSTTTKKSE
- the LOC110649156 gene encoding E3 ubiquitin-protein ligase AIRP2, with product MYVASMRKSFKDSLKVLEADIQHANTLASDFPRDYDGACLQMRMSYSPAAHLFLFLVQWSDCHLAGALGLLRILIYKVYVDGTTTMSTHERKASIREFYAVIYPSLLQLQTGVTDTEDKKQKAACMERFRRRDDEEHRQQTDVDIEREQECGICMEMNTKIVLPNCNHAMCLKCYRDWRSRSQSCPFCRDSLKRVNSGDLWVFTDNRDIVDMATVTRENLKRLFMYIDKLPVIVPDSFFDNYDSHLR